From the genome of Candidatus Nitrosocosmicus oleophilus, one region includes:
- a CDS encoding FAD-binding oxidoreductase, with the protein MDVYDELKLSYSGDISNESWIRDYYSVDSSYHQIYPELVCFPKDKTDIVTSLNCASKNALSVACRGAGTSLLGQSLSNGLILDFTKYMNKILDLDIQSGTVTVQPGVVKGILDKELKKQNKFLPPDPASSNYCTIGGMVSNNSSGPHGLGYGSVLKYLDRVDFIYSNGEEGFAENGVCDSRLKKILSPIISIQDKLASYYPDVSKNSCGYRLDSVFAPEFKPQNIFAASEGTLSIFDSLRLKILDLPIFRSLFLVYFSDVLSACLYTKKILSTVPVAVELLDYSVMDSSIKLNTVNENGCLLFIEYFYQFRDKISDTHDLLKRSIYPGGKIVEHAHDIVSINKLWHSRKNALNMAIKNTVGNRRQFTIIEDTAVSIDHLHEYVVYLLSLYNKYDLQYVIYGHVGNGNLHTRPILDNHNNSEGDLHSKQARILQKMTYETFRKVFEYRGTITAEHGDGITRTPFIKNVYNNFVYSYFSSLKKSFDPLNLLNPGKKVP; encoded by the coding sequence ATGGATGTATATGATGAACTAAAGCTTTCCTACAGTGGTGATATTTCTAATGAATCCTGGATTAGAGATTATTATTCTGTAGATTCAAGCTATCATCAAATTTACCCCGAATTAGTTTGTTTCCCAAAAGATAAGACGGATATAGTAACGTCTTTGAATTGTGCTAGCAAAAATGCCTTGTCTGTTGCTTGTCGTGGTGCAGGCACAAGTTTACTTGGTCAAAGCCTATCCAATGGATTGATTTTAGATTTTACTAAATATATGAACAAGATTCTTGATTTGGATATCCAATCTGGAACTGTAACCGTTCAACCTGGTGTAGTTAAGGGTATCTTGGATAAAGAATTAAAAAAACAAAACAAGTTTTTACCACCAGATCCTGCAAGTAGTAATTATTGCACTATTGGAGGGATGGTTTCAAATAATTCTTCTGGACCACATGGTTTAGGATATGGGAGTGTCCTTAAATATTTGGATCGTGTTGACTTTATCTATTCAAACGGAGAGGAAGGTTTTGCTGAAAATGGTGTTTGTGATAGTAGATTAAAAAAAATTCTATCACCCATAATTTCTATTCAAGATAAATTAGCTTCATATTATCCTGATGTCAGTAAGAACTCATGTGGTTATAGATTAGATTCTGTTTTTGCTCCCGAATTCAAACCTCAAAATATTTTTGCAGCTTCAGAGGGAACATTATCAATTTTCGATTCTCTTAGATTAAAGATATTGGACCTACCCATTTTCAGATCTCTTTTCTTAGTGTATTTTTCTGATGTCTTGTCTGCTTGTTTATATACCAAAAAAATTCTCTCTACTGTACCTGTAGCAGTTGAACTTTTGGATTATTCCGTTATGGATTCTTCAATTAAATTGAATACGGTAAATGAGAATGGTTGTTTGCTATTTATAGAGTATTTTTATCAATTTCGGGACAAAATCTCTGACACACATGATTTGCTAAAAAGGAGTATATATCCTGGCGGCAAGATTGTAGAACATGCTCATGACATAGTTTCAATAAATAAATTATGGCACTCGAGGAAAAATGCGTTGAACATGGCTATAAAAAATACCGTAGGAAACAGAAGACAATTTACTATAATAGAGGATACTGCTGTCTCAATCGATCATCTTCATGAATATGTTGTTTATCTTTTGTCACTCTATAACAAGTATGATCTACAATATGTTATATACGGTCATGTAGGTAATGGAAATCTTCATACGCGTCCCATTTTAGATAATCATAATAATTCTGAAGGTGATCTTCATTCCAAACAAGCGAGGATTCTACAAAAAATGACTTACGAAACTTTTAGAAAAGTATTTGAATATCGTGGAACTATCACGGCTGAACATGGTGATGGAATAACCAGGACCCCATTCATAAAAAATGTATACAATAATTTCGTTTATAGCTATTTTAGTTCTCTCAAAAAGTCATTTGATCCACTAAATTTACTAAATCCAGGTAAAAAAGTCCCATAA
- a CDS encoding RNA-binding domain-containing protein, whose protein sequence is MITGSKKAFLPHRTKMELESMEVIVITPINLTEDTQKVVFAVKNLLPDSELAIRKNNLYAKMNNFDGLRKIKDKIRSKKTLAVLQRILYNNYNMQSTWFLLNKQAAFSDVVVLVENENESPLGPIKITVNGCELERINEWFEK, encoded by the coding sequence ATGATAACTGGAAGCAAAAAAGCTTTCTTACCACATAGAACAAAAATGGAGCTTGAAAGTATGGAAGTTATTGTCATAACTCCAATTAATTTGACTGAGGACACACAAAAAGTGGTTTTTGCTGTCAAAAACCTATTACCAGATTCAGAACTAGCAATAAGAAAGAATAATTTGTATGCCAAGATGAATAATTTTGATGGTTTGAGAAAAATAAAAGACAAGATAAGGTCAAAAAAAACACTGGCTGTTTTACAAAGAATTCTGTATAACAACTACAACATGCAAAGTACTTGGTTTTTACTAAATAAACAGGCTGCATTTTCTGACGTGGTGGTATTAGTAGAAAACGAAAATGAATCCCCATTGGGACCCATAAAAATAACTGTGAATGGCTGCGAATTAGAAAGAATTAATGAATGGTTTGAGAAATAG
- a CDS encoding sulfurtransferase, with product MSKSIKRKKNDVKAKVKAKVKAKAKIVTKRVKAKANPPSTPSLNFVCDIDTLRTLIKKNRVRVVDVRKRDEYLKGHIKTAASLPLAELLSNDDPESIINILNNLGISDDTWVVIYDDTFGALASRVAWSFKFVGHRNVALLEVTYDNWKKLGLEIERKSNKYSKVSHSIDIDYSIFADAEYIENAQNDKNKIIIDSRERLNFLTEHIPNSKNIPYTMLRSENSILRNPSELKRFMENRGIDLNNEIITYCGSVGTLSGLAFFALKTAGISNVKLYPKSFKEWKSLGKPKTEFKDANYWDLSAE from the coding sequence TTGAGCAAATCCATAAAGCGAAAGAAAAATGATGTCAAGGCAAAGGTAAAGGCAAAGGTAAAGGCAAAGGCAAAGATCGTAACTAAACGTGTAAAAGCAAAAGCAAATCCTCCATCAACACCTTCTTTGAATTTTGTATGCGATATTGATACTCTAAGAACCCTAATAAAAAAAAATAGAGTTAGAGTTGTGGATGTCAGAAAAAGAGACGAATATTTGAAAGGTCATATAAAGACGGCCGCTTCTTTACCATTAGCTGAATTATTATCCAACGATGACCCCGAGTCCATAATTAATATTCTGAATAACCTTGGTATATCAGATGACACTTGGGTAGTCATTTATGATGATACATTTGGTGCACTAGCGTCAAGGGTAGCATGGTCATTTAAGTTCGTTGGACACAGAAATGTTGCATTATTGGAAGTTACCTATGATAATTGGAAAAAATTAGGTTTAGAAATTGAGAGAAAGTCTAACAAATATTCTAAAGTTTCACATTCTATTGATATAGACTATTCCATATTTGCAGATGCTGAATATATAGAAAATGCTCAAAATGATAAAAATAAGATCATAATTGATTCTCGAGAAAGATTGAATTTTTTAACAGAACACATTCCTAATTCAAAGAATATTCCATACACCATGTTGCGCTCGGAAAATTCCATTTTAAGAAATCCTTCTGAACTTAAACGATTCATGGAAAATAGGGGTATTGACTTAAACAATGAGATAATCACTTACTGTGGAAGCGTCGGAACGTTGTCAGGTTTAGCCTTTTTTGCCTTAAAAACCGCAGGAATTTCAAACGTGAAGCTATATCCAAAATCATTTAAGGAGTGGAAATCTCTTGGAAAACCCAAAACCGAATTCAAAGATGCTAACTACTGGGATCTTTCAGCAGAGTGA
- a CDS encoding nitrite/sulfite reductase produces the protein MIRIKVPGGDITPTQLEKVASLSESFSIGSAHVSTRQNIQLHWVQLEDVSEVFRGLAEVGLTSREACGNTIRNVMCSHFAGVCPNEPFDTTPYAKAIARFFLRNPICQNLPRKFKFNFSCCPEHGYVRIADVGLVPTVRDGVRGFRVYLGGGLGAASFIGHLLEEFTPDSRLLSTSIATIRLYDRLGNRENLARNRMRYLVSEIGWEKFQGLLLKERILVEATISIPTRKSYDGFLNTGDLNNTSISSTSTKSKITLPVINSNSGDTPYTRWLNTNVVAQKQSGYYSVYITLGAGDITSSQLRIFAECIREFSLEKKARTTPQQNFLVRYIKADQLPKVFQKLSGNGLGNPGANTIVSTVGCSGTTSCNLAITNSHRLAKEIQSKFLELNVDLDKDFVDSSIKISGCPNSCGQHEVATIGFYGGATRIGTSMVPIYTMLFAGSTGENGELGKAIMRVPAKKVLDVVLKIFEYFKKERTGNEKLNEWIYKISNGNGSGEIKNVDDMKKLLLPIIELPAFSTAPDFYKDYGTDTNFVAKTARGECAA, from the coding sequence ATGATAAGAATAAAGGTTCCAGGTGGTGACATCACGCCTACCCAGCTTGAAAAGGTTGCCAGTCTATCAGAATCATTCTCAATCGGATCTGCGCATGTATCTACCAGACAAAATATTCAATTGCACTGGGTGCAATTAGAAGATGTAAGTGAAGTATTTCGCGGTTTAGCTGAAGTAGGACTTACTTCTAGGGAGGCTTGCGGTAATACCATTAGAAATGTAATGTGCAGTCATTTTGCAGGAGTATGTCCTAATGAACCATTTGATACTACTCCTTACGCTAAAGCAATAGCGAGGTTTTTTCTAAGAAATCCTATTTGTCAGAATCTTCCCAGAAAATTTAAATTTAATTTTTCATGTTGTCCAGAACATGGTTATGTAAGGATAGCCGACGTGGGCCTAGTTCCTACAGTCCGTGATGGAGTAAGGGGCTTCCGGGTCTACTTGGGAGGCGGCTTAGGCGCTGCCTCTTTTATAGGTCATTTATTAGAGGAGTTTACTCCAGATTCTAGGCTTTTATCTACTTCTATAGCTACAATTCGACTATATGATCGACTAGGAAATAGAGAAAATCTTGCAAGAAATAGAATGCGTTATTTGGTCAGTGAAATCGGATGGGAAAAATTTCAGGGCTTATTATTGAAGGAACGAATCCTGGTTGAAGCAACAATTTCTATACCCACAAGAAAATCATATGATGGTTTTTTGAATACTGGAGATTTGAATAATACTTCAATTTCCTCTACCTCTACGAAGAGTAAAATTACATTACCTGTAATAAATTCCAATTCTGGCGACACACCATATACTCGATGGCTAAATACCAATGTTGTTGCTCAGAAACAATCTGGTTATTACAGTGTGTATATAACCTTAGGTGCAGGCGATATCACCTCTAGTCAGTTACGGATTTTTGCAGAATGTATCAGGGAATTTTCGCTAGAAAAAAAAGCCCGAACGACTCCTCAGCAAAACTTTCTGGTCCGATATATAAAAGCAGATCAATTACCAAAGGTTTTCCAAAAACTATCCGGCAATGGATTAGGAAATCCTGGTGCAAATACCATTGTATCTACTGTAGGTTGTTCCGGAACTACATCATGTAATCTAGCTATTACTAATTCTCATAGGCTTGCAAAAGAAATCCAAAGTAAATTTTTGGAATTAAATGTTGATTTGGATAAAGACTTTGTTGATTCTTCTATCAAAATTAGCGGATGTCCTAATTCTTGTGGACAGCATGAGGTCGCAACTATCGGTTTCTATGGTGGTGCTACTAGGATTGGAACATCCATGGTTCCAATCTATACCATGCTTTTTGCGGGTAGTACTGGCGAGAATGGCGAACTGGGCAAGGCAATCATGCGTGTTCCAGCTAAAAAGGTGCTGGACGTAGTTCTTAAAATATTTGAATATTTCAAAAAAGAAAGGACAGGTAATGAAAAATTAAATGAATGGATTTACAAAATTTCAAATGGAAATGGATCTGGCGAAATTAAGAATGTAGATGACATGAAGAAGCTACTTTTACCTATAATTGAGTTACCCGCATTTTCCACCGCCCCTGATTTTTACAAAGACTATGGAACCGATACAAATTTTGTAGCAAAAACTGCTAGAGGCGAATGCGCTGCTTGA
- a CDS encoding AAA family ATPase, with the protein MSVLNQFIICLTGMPGAGKSTVATFLQSKGFHLITMGDIIREKAVENNLPMDDKSLGDLMKNLRKHHGNEVVARLVMEKIKELENVSLIVVDGIRSYEEYIVLKNIGFVKLLAIHASSTIRYDHIKLRDRSDTPSNHEKFLQRDEREMSVGISKAIALADESISNNDLSLIELKNHVEVIIKKWSDEYDNWKQKSFLTT; encoded by the coding sequence TTGTCGGTTCTAAACCAATTCATAATTTGTTTAACAGGAATGCCTGGTGCAGGAAAATCGACAGTTGCTACTTTCCTCCAAAGTAAAGGATTTCATCTAATAACTATGGGAGACATAATAAGGGAAAAAGCCGTTGAAAACAACTTGCCAATGGATGACAAAAGTCTTGGCGATTTAATGAAAAATTTAAGAAAGCATCACGGAAATGAAGTTGTTGCAAGGTTAGTGATGGAGAAGATTAAAGAATTGGAAAACGTTAGTCTTATTGTAGTAGATGGAATTAGAAGCTATGAGGAGTATATCGTATTAAAAAACATAGGATTTGTAAAGTTATTAGCTATTCATGCATCATCAACCATTAGATATGACCATATAAAATTACGAGACAGGTCTGATACACCATCAAATCATGAAAAGTTTTTACAAAGAGATGAACGTGAGATGAGTGTAGGTATAAGCAAAGCCATAGCTCTGGCCGACGAATCGATTTCAAATAATGATCTATCTTTGATCGAGCTTAAGAATCATGTAGAAGTAATTATTAAAAAGTGGTCAGATGAGTATGATAACTGGAAGCAAAAAAGCTTTCTTACCACATAG
- a CDS encoding beta-propeller fold lactonase family protein has product MKVKHGFLGILIITLILTSTYPGVFLGLEWVWASNTVISTVDVGERPSALAFNPSNNNIYVANTNSNDVSVIESSSNTVISTVDVGDGPSALAFNPSNNNIYVANALSDDVSVIESSSNTVISTVDVGDGPSALAFNPSNNNIYVANAYSNNVSVIESSSNTVISTVDVGERPSALAFNPSNNNIYVANAYSNNVSVIESSSNTVISTVDVGERPSALAFNPSNNNIYVTNLVSDDVSVIESSSNTVISTVDVGDGPSALAFNPSNNNIYVANAYSNNVSVIESSSNTVISTVDVGDGPSALAFNPSNNNIYVTNPVSDDVSVIETTGSKPIVDAISDQSISIRNLVLSYGNNM; this is encoded by the coding sequence ATGAAAGTAAAACACGGGTTTCTGGGGATACTAATCATAACTTTGATACTTACTTCTACTTATCCAGGAGTTTTTTTAGGACTAGAATGGGTTTGGGCTAGCAATACGGTTATTTCAACAGTTGATGTGGGGGAACGCCCGTCTGCTCTGGCGTTTAACCCAAGCAATAATAACATCTATGTGGCTAATACAAATTCAAATGATGTCTCTGTTATAGAAAGCTCTAGCAATACGGTTATTTCAACAGTTGATGTTGGAGATGGTCCATCTGCTCTGGCGTTTAACCCAAGCAATAATAACATCTATGTGGCTAATGCATTATCAGATGATGTCTCTGTTATAGAAAGCTCTAGCAATACGGTTATTTCAACAGTTGATGTTGGAGATGGTCCATCTGCTCTGGCGTTTAACCCAAGCAATAATAACATCTATGTGGCTAATGCATATTCGAATAATGTCTCTGTTATAGAAAGCTCTAGCAATACGGTTATTTCAACAGTTGATGTGGGGGAACGCCCGTCTGCTCTGGCGTTTAACCCAAGCAATAATAACATCTATGTGGCTAATGCATATTCGAATAATGTCTCTGTTATAGAAAGCTCTAGCAATACGGTTATTTCAACAGTTGATGTGGGGGAACGCCCGTCTGCTCTGGCGTTTAACCCAAGCAATAATAACATCTATGTGACCAACCTGGTGTCAGATGATGTCTCTGTTATAGAAAGCTCTAGCAATACGGTTATTTCAACAGTTGATGTTGGAGATGGTCCATCTGCTCTGGCGTTTAACCCAAGCAATAATAACATCTATGTGGCTAATGCATATTCGAATAATGTCTCTGTTATAGAAAGCTCTAGCAATACGGTTATTTCAACAGTTGATGTTGGAGATGGTCCATCTGCTCTGGCGTTTAACCCAAGCAATAATAACATCTATGTGACCAACCCAGTGTCAGATGATGTCTCTGTTATAGAAACAACGGGCTCCAAACCTATTGTTGATGCAATATCCGATCAATCAATAAGCATTAGAAATTTAGTTCTTTCGTATGGAAACAATATGTAG
- a CDS encoding VOC family protein encodes MSFRKLGAVILLVSDMNKSVQFYRETLNLPLKKESDEWTEFFNKETVLALHPAKHKENLKSGQHILLGFSASDFDNTINKLKEKGVVFFKNPKEEGFGKHAIIEDPDGHLISIVKLKSTQSEEDGFDFLGLVGAE; translated from the coding sequence ATGTCATTTAGAAAATTAGGCGCTGTAATACTTTTAGTTTCAGATATGAATAAATCTGTTCAATTCTATAGAGAAACTCTAAATTTGCCATTAAAAAAAGAATCTGACGAGTGGACAGAATTTTTCAATAAAGAAACAGTATTGGCATTACATCCAGCTAAACACAAAGAAAATCTGAAATCGGGCCAACATATTCTACTTGGTTTTTCTGCAAGTGATTTTGATAACACAATCAATAAACTAAAAGAGAAAGGTGTAGTTTTTTTTAAAAATCCTAAGGAAGAAGGTTTTGGAAAGCATGCAATAATAGAAGATCCAGACGGTCATCTAATTTCAATTGTAAAACTAAAAAGCACTCAAAGTGAAGAGGATGGATTTGATTTTTTGGGGTTAGTTGGTGCAGAATAG
- the thpR gene encoding RNA 2',3'-cyclic phosphodiesterase: MAIDIPKVEKIIHIQNQIMKQYEFVPHDVRLINKYNLHLTIMFLGEKTDFEVREIITNLKSLDFDPFEIRFTNVGCFPKNTNPSVIWLGLDNQSSKKLNDLYDAISKLLQKNIGYGKETRKDSSEEKSVYVPHLTIFRINRHSKSRIFFDPIFQFDPFSDEICQIKLKRSMLTADGPKYSDLFTIDARA; encoded by the coding sequence GTGGCAATAGATATTCCAAAGGTTGAGAAAATAATCCATATTCAGAATCAAATTATGAAACAATATGAATTTGTCCCACATGATGTTAGACTTATCAACAAGTATAATCTTCACTTGACAATAATGTTTTTGGGGGAAAAGACCGATTTTGAAGTAAGAGAAATTATAACCAATTTGAAAAGTTTAGATTTTGATCCATTTGAGATTAGATTCACTAATGTGGGATGTTTTCCAAAAAATACTAATCCAAGCGTTATCTGGTTGGGGCTGGATAATCAAAGTTCTAAAAAATTAAATGACCTTTATGATGCAATTTCAAAATTGCTGCAAAAAAATATCGGCTACGGGAAGGAAACACGAAAGGATTCTAGTGAAGAAAAATCTGTATATGTACCTCATCTTACAATTTTTCGTATAAATCGACATTCTAAGAGTCGTATATTTTTTGATCCCATTTTTCAATTTGATCCATTTTCAGATGAAATATGCCAAATTAAATTAAAGCGAAGCATGCTCACAGCAGATGGTCCTAAATATTCTGATTTATTTACCATTGATGCACGAGCGTAA
- the cca gene encoding CCA tRNA nucleotidyltransferase produces MSNPSINKLIKGILKECTPTSEEEINLHAMANKVKNKLESCVSENKLGFMIKEVVFGGSFAKGTWLKNEADIDIFIKFKNDVDYGHFESYGKLIGMQSLKEYSPYLRYADHPYVEAYVDGVKFNIVPCYDVSFGDWKSAADRSPFHTSYVISNLNQEKKNQVRLLKKFLKSLKIYGAEISIEGFSGYVCEVLILKFGSFLSTIQFFSTYSTVNSVIRITKPDDHEPEKHKKIFDSFLVILDPIDENRNLGSAISSRSVATLIQGSRKFLSNPGTNYFGAEPLSHSNNDLKDLLSSFILVIEFKFSARPSDVIWGQLKKMTRSICKFVESYGFRILKYHCNVHEKEKVCVISLLYESLTIPKLSFKIGPEIFRLHDVEKFIEINDDSPLKWLDNNSRTRCLLFREFTNAKVYLEFVLKNKPDLIGIPRGLKSDFIRTFKIYTLDQYPSLDEHIKNTVSELLYTDARVF; encoded by the coding sequence ATGAGTAATCCTAGTATCAATAAATTAATCAAAGGAATATTAAAGGAATGTACTCCTACATCAGAAGAAGAAATTAACCTTCATGCTATGGCTAACAAGGTGAAAAATAAACTTGAATCTTGTGTTTCTGAAAATAAACTTGGTTTTATGATAAAAGAAGTCGTATTCGGGGGATCTTTTGCTAAAGGAACATGGCTTAAAAATGAAGCCGATATCGATATTTTTATCAAATTCAAGAATGATGTTGATTACGGTCATTTTGAATCTTACGGAAAGTTAATTGGAATGCAATCTCTAAAGGAATACTCTCCGTATCTTAGATATGCAGATCATCCTTATGTGGAAGCTTATGTTGACGGAGTTAAGTTCAACATTGTCCCATGCTACGATGTTTCTTTTGGAGATTGGAAAAGTGCAGCTGACCGTTCTCCATTCCATACCTCTTATGTAATCAGTAATTTGAACCAGGAAAAGAAAAATCAAGTGAGATTACTTAAGAAGTTTTTGAAATCTCTAAAAATTTATGGGGCGGAGATTTCTATAGAAGGGTTTAGTGGATATGTTTGTGAAGTTCTAATTTTGAAATTTGGATCTTTTTTATCTACTATCCAATTTTTTTCTACATACTCTACTGTTAACTCTGTTATCCGCATCACAAAACCCGACGATCATGAACCGGAAAAGCATAAGAAGATTTTTGATAGTTTTCTGGTAATATTAGATCCAATAGATGAAAATAGAAATTTGGGCAGTGCTATTTCATCACGTTCAGTAGCGACTCTAATCCAAGGTTCAAGAAAATTTTTGTCAAATCCTGGCACTAATTATTTTGGAGCGGAACCACTATCTCACTCAAACAACGATCTCAAAGATTTATTGTCTTCTTTCATTCTGGTAATTGAATTCAAATTTAGTGCTAGGCCGTCTGATGTCATCTGGGGACAGCTTAAGAAAATGACCCGGTCAATATGTAAATTTGTTGAATCATACGGTTTTAGAATATTGAAATATCACTGCAATGTGCATGAAAAGGAAAAAGTTTGTGTTATTTCTTTGTTATATGAATCTCTAACAATTCCTAAATTATCTTTTAAAATCGGTCCTGAAATATTTAGATTACATGACGTAGAAAAATTTATAGAGATTAATGATGACTCTCCGTTAAAATGGTTGGACAACAATTCTAGAACTAGATGCCTGCTTTTTAGAGAATTCACTAACGCAAAAGTCTATTTGGAATTTGTTCTCAAGAATAAGCCTGATCTAATAGGGATCCCTAGAGGCTTGAAGAGTGATTTTATTCGAACCTTTAAAATATATACTCTTGATCAATATCCATCTTTGGATGAACATATAAAAAATACCGTTTCTGAATTATTATATACAGATGCAAGGGTATTCTAA
- a CDS encoding cell envelope integrity protein TolA, whose translation MTLPKGYVKPNKEEAEQKAKLEAEQKAKLEAEQKAKLEAEQKAKLEAEQKAKLEAEQKAKLEAEQKAKLEAEQKAKLEAEQKAKLEAEQKAKLEAEQKAKLEAEQKAKLEAEQKAKLEAEQKAKLEAEQKAKLEAEQKAKLEAEQKAKLEAEQKAKLEAEQKAIPQNSQNDSLITNNLNSNRLDGKQGNVDKTLENNFNYFLIWEQLQEAYLHTMKEATSSYFRLLDFWLQQKNQEE comes from the coding sequence ATGACACTTCCAAAAGGTTACGTAAAACCCAATAAAGAAGAAGCAGAACAAAAGGCCAAACTAGAAGCAGAACAAAAGGCCAAACTAGAAGCAGAACAAAAGGCCAAACTAGAAGCAGAACAAAAGGCCAAACTAGAAGCAGAACAAAAGGCCAAACTAGAAGCAGAACAAAAGGCCAAACTAGAAGCAGAACAAAAGGCCAAACTAGAAGCAGAACAAAAGGCCAAACTAGAAGCAGAACAAAAGGCCAAACTAGAAGCAGAACAAAAGGCCAAACTAGAAGCAGAACAAAAGGCCAAACTAGAAGCAGAACAAAAGGCCAAACTAGAAGCAGAACAAAAGGCCAAACTAGAAGCAGAACAAAAGGCCAAACTAGAAGCAGAACAAAAGGCCAAACTAGAAGCAGAACAAAAGGCCAAACTAGAAGCAGAACAAAAGGCCAAACTAGAAGCAGAACAAAAGGCCAAACTAGAAGCAGAACAAAAGGCCATTCCACAAAATTCACAAAATGATTCCTTGATTACAAATAACTTGAATTCAAACAGGCTCGATGGAAAACAAGGAAATGTCGATAAAACTTTGGAAAATAATTTCAACTATTTTCTGATATGGGAACAATTACAAGAGGCATACCTTCATACCATGAAAGAAGCAACTTCATCTTATTTCAGGTTATTAGATTTTTGGTTACAGCAAAAGAACCAAGAAGAATAA
- a CDS encoding RIO1 family regulatory kinase/ATPase — MGKGSEGLVLKVQNTHSKTMALKIKRIDSCRTDMKNEFEFYQSVNRNHLGPKVYSYTKNTLLMEFVEGLSARNWFLKSKMNLELIRKIIINILTQCYTLDKLHIDHGQLNKLDNHVIISHHGSKCTIVDFESASCIRKVNNVTSAFQGLIFKGIISDQINKFANYDKKRVEFLNLLSRYKMDMSKKNFDSIIALI, encoded by the coding sequence TTGGGGAAAGGAAGTGAAGGATTGGTGCTCAAAGTTCAAAATACGCATAGTAAAACCATGGCACTAAAAATTAAGAGAATTGACTCATGTAGAACCGATATGAAAAATGAATTTGAATTTTACCAGAGTGTAAATAGGAATCATTTGGGGCCAAAGGTTTACTCTTATACAAAAAATACTCTTTTAATGGAGTTCGTCGAAGGTTTGTCTGCAAGAAACTGGTTCCTAAAATCAAAGATGAACTTAGAGTTGATACGAAAAATTATCATTAATATTTTGACTCAATGTTACACACTTGATAAACTACACATAGATCATGGTCAACTAAACAAGTTGGATAATCATGTAATAATTTCCCATCATGGTTCAAAGTGCACTATAGTAGATTTTGAAAGTGCTAGTTGCATAAGAAAAGTTAATAATGTCACATCCGCATTTCAAGGGTTAATTTTCAAAGGTATCATTTCAGATCAAATAAACAAATTTGCTAATTATGATAAAAAGAGAGTCGAATTCTTAAATCTGTTATCCCGATATAAAATGGACATGTCGAAAAAAAATTTTGATTCAATAATCGCATTAATTTGA